The Brassica oleracea var. oleracea cultivar TO1000 chromosome C6, BOL, whole genome shotgun sequence genome includes a region encoding these proteins:
- the LOC106297576 gene encoding uncharacterized mitochondrial protein AtMg00810-like, which produces MQRKYIIDLLAKVNMQEAQHVSTPLATSPKLSLTSGQVLDNPKEYHMVIGSLKYLAFTQPDMHRPTDEHWKAAKRILRYLAGTLSYGIYIRKHSPHTVHAYSDADWDGDSDDYVSTNAFIVYMGSTPIAWEDEDME; this is translated from the exons ATGCAACGGAAGTACATTATTGACCTGCTCGCCAAAGTGAATATGCAGGAAGCTCAGCATGTTTCCACGCCTCTCGCAACCTCTCCGAAGCTCTCGCTTACCTCTGGTCAAGTGCTCGACAATCCGAAGGAGTATCACATGGTGATCGGTAGTCTGAAATACTTGGCTTTTACACAACCAGACATGCACCGTCCCACGGATGAACACTGGAAGGCCGCAAAACGCATTCTCCGATATCTTGCTGGTACTCTCTCATATGGTATCTACATACGGAAACACTCTCCTCACACAGTGCATGCGTATTCGGATGCGGACTGGGATGGAGACAGCGACGACTATGTCTCCACCAATGCATTCATTGTCTATATGGGTTCTACGCCGATAGCATG GGAGGATGAAGATATGGAGTGA
- the LOC106297575 gene encoding uncharacterized protein LOC106297575 — translation MSQSPASSTETIVVSETKTLLNVNMTNVTKLTASNFLMWSRQVSALLDGYDLAGYLDGSVIIPPETINPDGVLTANPAYPIWKRQDKLVYSALLGAITVLIQPILSTTTTSAQIWEILSVTYAKPSRGHVKQLREQIKHWEKGTKTIDEYVQGFTTRFDQVALLGKPYDLEDQIEHILEGLTEEYKQLVDQIESRDSTPTVAELHEKLVNYEAKLQSKTTPTVPITANAASHRSSSGHSNNRNNSNGNRNTQSWQTNSSFPRSDQPTRGYQGRCQLCGVHGHSARRCSQLQSSQNQFNPTTRNSSPLPHFCGATHHLTTDLNNLALHQPYTGGEEVTIADGSGLPISQTDVWSSPIISFDQYKYYLVLVDHYTRCTWCYPLKQKSQVRETFIAFKALVEGHFASKIRNLFSDNGGEFVALRRFLSEHGISHFTSSPHTPEHNGIAERKHRHIVETGLTLLHQASLPTKYCPYAFAAAVYLINRLPSQVTDAISPYAKLFGRPPNYLKLRVFGCLCFPWLRPYNTHKLQPRSLPCIFMGYSLTQSAYMCLHLPTGRLYVSRHVQFGENQFPYAAPKSSPAPVVEPSQLSFSPPTLVPLDPTSLVQPTSLPPPSGSPHLQHQQAPLPTGSAPAESGNEPGAGIDSMATSSSTSPRSSAGNSLNPLPPVPQTHPVNTTTTASSIPATTSVESTKILDNHHPMQTRAKNMITKPTKKLTLVATTSQLKPTIPTTLNQAMRDENWRRSMSAEYDAQIANKTFELVPCERDQHVIDTRWVHTIKFFPSGDVDRYKSRWVA, via the exons ATGTCGCAGTCACCGGCTTCCTCCACTGAAACCATTGTGGTCTCTGAAACAAAGACCCTTCTCAACGTTAACATGACAAACGTTACAAAGCTTACGGCTTCGAACTTCCTGATGTGGTCTCGCCAGGTCTCAGCCTTGCTTGATGGCTATGATCTTGCGGGCTATCTCGATGGCTCTGTCATCATCCCACCAGAAACCATCAACCCCGATGGTGTTCTCACAGCAAATCCGGCGTATCCGATCTGGAAACGTCAGGACAAGCTCGTTTACAGCGCTTTACTTGGCGCCATCACCGTATTGATTCAACCGATACTCTCCACCACGACCACTTCCGCGCAGATTTGGGAAATACTGTCGGTTACGTACGCGAAGCCCAGCAGAGGACACGTCAAACAACTCCGGGAGCAGATCAAACATTGGGAGAAAGGTACCAAAACCATTGATGAGTATGTACAAGGTTTCACTACCCGATTTGATCAAGTTGCGTTACTGGGAAAACCTTATGATCTGGAGGATCAAATTGAACATATCTTGGAGGGCTTAACCGAGGAGTACAAGCAACTTGTAGATCAAATCGAAAGTCGTGACTCCACTCCCACCGTTGCTGAACTTCACGAGAAACTCGTAAACTATGAAGCTAAACTCCAAAGCAAGACCACTCCCACCGTACCGATCACTGCTAATGCTGCCTCGCACCGTTCATCCTCTGGCCACAGCAACAATCGCAACAACTCCAATGGCAACCGCAACACTCAATCGTGGCAAACCAACAGTAGCTTTCCTCGCTCCGATCAGCCAACTCGTGGCTATCAAGGCCGTTGCCAGCTTTGTGGGGTTCACGGTCACAGTGCACGTCGATGCTCCCAACTCCAGAGCTCACAAAATCAGTTCAACCCCACTACGCGCAACTCCTCTCCTCTGCCTCACTTCTG TGGAGCCACGCACCATCTCACCACTGACCTCAACAACTTAGCGCTGCATCAGCCCTATACCGGAGGCGAAGAGGTCACTATTGCAGACGGCTCCGGTCTCCCCATCTCGCAAACTG ACGTGTGGAGTTCGCCTATCATATCCTTCGATCAGTACAAGTACTACTTGGTCTTGGTCGACCACTATACACGTTGCACATGGTGTTATCCGCTGAAGCAAAAGTCACAGGTCCGAGAAACATTCATCGCGTTCAAAGCCTTGGTTGAGGGTCATTTTGCCAGCAAGATAAGAAACCTCTTCTCTGATAATGGTGGCGAGTTCGTGGCGCTAAGGAGATTTCTCTCCGAACATGGCATCTCCCACTTCACATCATCGCCTCATACACCCGAACACAACGGGATCGCCGAGCGCAAGCATCGCCATATAGTTGAAACAGGGTTAACTCTTCTTCATCAAGCATCACTCCCGACCAAATATTGCCCCTATGCCTTTGCTGCCGCGGTGTATCTCATCAACCGCTTACCCTCTCAAGTTACAGATGCGATCTCACCATACGCCAAGCTTTTTGGACGACCTCCTAACTACTTGAAGCTACGAGTCTTCGGGTGCCTTTGTTTCCCGTGGCTCAGACCGTATAATACCCACAAGCTTCAACCTCGATCACTGCCGTGTATCTTCATGGGGTATTCACTCACACAGAGTGCCTACATGTGTCTCCATCTACCTACTGGCCGACTTTATGTCTCGCGCCACGTTCAGTTTGGGGAGAATCAGTTTCCTTACGCTGCTCCTAAATCCTCCCCGGCTCCTGTAGTGGAACCATCTCAACTGTCGTTCTCACCACCCACCTTGGTTCCTCTCGACCCGACATCACTCGTACAACCCACCTCTCTGCCTCCCCCGAGCGGAAGTCCTCACCTGCAACATCAACAAGCTCCGTTGCCCACTGGTTCTGCCCCTGCAGAATCGGGTAACGAGCCTGGTGCGGGAATTGATTCAATGGCTACATCATCAAGTACTTCTCCGCGGTCTTCAGCAGGTAATTCTTTAAACCCTCTACCACCTGTTCCTCAAACCCACCCAGTAAACACTACCACTACTGCCTCCTCCATTCCTGCAACCACCTCTGTTGAATCCACAAAAATTCTTGACAATCATCATCCCATGCAAACCCGAGCCAAAAACATGATCACCAAACCTACTAAAAAGCTTACCCTCGTAGCCACTACTTCACAACTCAAACCCACCATTCCTACGACCCTGAATCAGGCTATGCGAGATGAAAACTGGAGGCGCTCAATGAGTGCCGAGTATGATGCTCAAATTGCTAATAAAACATTTGAACTTGTTCCCTGCGAACGAGATCAACATGTTATTGATACGAGATGGGTTCACACTATTAAATTTTTTCCTAGTGGTGATGTTGACAGGTACAAATCTCGCTGGGTTGCTTGA